Proteins from a genomic interval of Prevotella sp. E13-27:
- a CDS encoding nucleotidyltransferase domain-containing protein, with product MDKKIIENIKKTLDANLPKQATAMLYGSQARGDARQESDWDILIVLDKDRLTPEDYDTITYPLTKLGWDMGAEINPIMYTKKEWEASRITPFYHNVIEDAIAL from the coding sequence ATGGACAAGAAGATCATTGAAAACATCAAAAAGACACTTGACGCGAATCTGCCCAAGCAGGCTACGGCAATGCTTTATGGTTCGCAAGCTCGCGGTGATGCCCGTCAGGAATCGGATTGGGACATACTGATAGTTCTCGACAAAGACAGGCTGACCCCTGAGGATTACGACACCATTACCTATCCACTGACCAAACTCGGTTGGGATATGGGTGCCGAAATCAACCCCATCATGTATACCAAGAAAGAATGGGAGGCCAGCCGTATCACTCCGTTCTATCACAACGTAATAGAAGATGCCATTGCCCTATGA
- a CDS encoding helix-turn-helix domain-containing protein: MVDKQDLQKKMVDKWSIKPSLAEKLVDILEFVADKDELTTEQIVSNFGFNSTTAKRYLRQLTEYGYLEPHGGNKNRTYSKKE, translated from the coding sequence ATGGTCGATAAACAGGATTTGCAGAAGAAAATGGTCGATAAATGGTCGATAAAGCCTTCTTTGGCAGAGAAACTGGTCGATATTCTGGAATTTGTGGCTGATAAGGACGAACTTACCACAGAACAAATAGTCAGTAACTTTGGTTTTAATTCTACTACGGCCAAACGGTATCTGCGCCAGCTTACTGAGTATGGCTACTTAGAACCACATGGAGGCAATAAGAACAGAACTTATAGTAAAAAAGAATAG
- a CDS encoding VapE domain-containing protein: MEKNITTTGEALAASQEATLVIEQFLNENYRFRRNILNGKVEFAILPKETGANFSGASDEAELIYRPLTQAALNSIVIRAKREQVMEKGNPKAEITEYVQSEEIPEHNPVQDFLNNLPKWDGQNHIARIFARIPGITSEQMNYLTIWLRSAVAHWMQMDMLHGNECVPTLIGSQGCGKTTFVRRLLPQHLRQYYLDHLNLSNKFDKEMALTNNLLVNLDELDAIRPSQQSSLKQTLSVSKVNGRPIFGRAQEDRTRFASFVATTNNRHPLKDATGSRRYICILIPDGQLIDNTGDIDYGQLYAQVIFELLEQKAPYWFNNDEVARIQQLNQDYIEKKDLGEMFVACFRQPHEGEMVKTMNCGEIINIMQKDYPTLQNTFSNKIRLGKAISALGFKHKEHSHVAYYDVIPMKAA; encoded by the coding sequence ATGGAAAAAAACATTACTACAACTGGTGAGGCACTTGCTGCTTCACAGGAGGCAACTCTCGTCATCGAGCAGTTCCTCAACGAGAACTATCGTTTCCGCAGAAACATTCTGAACGGAAAGGTTGAATTTGCGATTCTGCCCAAGGAAACTGGGGCAAATTTCTCTGGTGCCTCTGATGAGGCTGAGTTAATTTACAGGCCGTTGACACAGGCAGCCCTGAACAGCATCGTGATTCGTGCCAAGCGCGAACAGGTGATGGAAAAGGGTAACCCCAAGGCTGAGATAACGGAGTATGTGCAGTCGGAGGAGATTCCTGAACACAATCCTGTTCAGGACTTTCTTAACAACTTGCCAAAATGGGACGGACAGAACCACATAGCACGCATCTTCGCTCGCATTCCAGGCATCACGTCAGAACAGATGAACTACCTGACCATCTGGCTGCGCTCTGCTGTGGCCCACTGGATGCAGATGGACATGCTTCACGGCAACGAGTGCGTACCTACGCTAATCGGTTCACAGGGCTGTGGCAAGACCACCTTCGTGCGCCGTTTGCTGCCTCAGCACTTGCGTCAGTACTATCTGGACCACCTGAACCTCTCTAACAAGTTTGACAAGGAGATGGCGCTGACAAACAATCTGCTGGTAAACCTCGATGAGCTCGATGCCATCCGTCCTTCTCAGCAGTCATCTCTGAAGCAGACGCTAAGCGTGAGCAAGGTTAACGGACGCCCCATCTTCGGGCGTGCCCAGGAGGACCGCACACGCTTTGCCTCGTTTGTGGCAACCACCAACAATCGTCATCCGCTGAAGGATGCCACAGGCTCGCGTCGCTATATCTGCATCCTGATTCCTGATGGACAGCTGATTGACAACACGGGAGATATAGACTATGGTCAGCTCTATGCACAGGTGATATTCGAACTGCTGGAGCAGAAAGCGCCCTACTGGTTCAACAACGACGAGGTAGCTCGCATCCAGCAACTTAATCAGGACTACATAGAGAAGAAAGACCTGGGCGAGATGTTTGTGGCCTGCTTCCGGCAGCCTCATGAGGGCGAGATGGTGAAGACGATGAACTGTGGCGAGATAATCAACATCATGCAAAAGGACTACCCTACTCTTCAGAACACCTTTAGCAACAAAATCAGGCTTGGAAAGGCCATCTCGGCTCTTGGTTTCAAGCACAAGGAACATTCCCACGTGGCCTATTACGATGTAATACCCATGAAAGCTGCATGA
- a CDS encoding DUF6078 family protein: protein MENKELKAKDIPWGYALCFNDGCNRKDNCMHYHARLLTAQQEQFTGQAVYPTAWQNGECRCYCEKKLVRKAWGFSHLYDNVPKQKIAEARKCVRSYFSAGMGPYYRVHHGENMLTPKQQDDIMQILARFGSTDGIRFDHYETDWAFE, encoded by the coding sequence ATGGAAAACAAAGAACTGAAAGCAAAAGACATACCTTGGGGTTATGCCCTGTGTTTCAACGATGGTTGCAACCGCAAGGATAACTGTATGCACTATCACGCCAGGCTGTTGACTGCTCAGCAGGAACAGTTCACTGGTCAGGCAGTATATCCCACCGCCTGGCAGAATGGCGAGTGCCGCTGCTACTGCGAGAAGAAGCTGGTACGAAAGGCTTGGGGATTCAGTCATCTGTATGACAATGTGCCTAAACAAAAGATAGCGGAGGCTCGTAAATGCGTGCGCTCATACTTTAGCGCAGGCATGGGCCCCTACTATCGTGTTCATCATGGCGAGAACATGCTCACGCCCAAGCAACAGGACGACATCATGCAAATCCTCGCCCGCTTCGGCAGTACCGATGGCATCCGCTTCGACCACTACGAAACAGACTGGGCCTTCGAATGA
- a CDS encoding FprA family A-type flavoprotein, which produces MNMISDTIKYIGVDDLDIDLFESQYVVPEGMSYNSYLIDDEKIAVLDTADARKGEEWKANLTAALNGRQPDYLVAHHMEPDHSALIAWMLETYPNLQLVCSAQAVKMLANFFEGVDFTGRVVTVKEGDTLALGKHTLQFIGAAMIHWPEVIMSYDTTDKVLFSADGFGKFGALVHETDDWACEARRYYFNICGKYGVQVQGVVKKMAALDVQAICPLHGPVLKGEALANAVKLYDTWSKYEPESEGILIAYASIHGGTAKAAERLGEILREKGAKKVVVSDLSREDMAEVIEDAFRYPTVVVAASSYDAGVFPVMHDFLYHLQIKNYQKRKFGIIENGSWAPVAGKVMRGMIEAMKDCEIVEPMVTIRSRMKKEDEASLEKLAESLLS; this is translated from the coding sequence ATGAATATGATTAGCGATACAATTAAGTATATCGGTGTGGATGACCTCGACATCGATTTGTTTGAGAGTCAGTATGTGGTGCCCGAGGGCATGAGTTATAACTCGTATCTCATAGACGATGAGAAGATAGCGGTGCTGGATACTGCTGATGCCCGTAAGGGTGAGGAGTGGAAAGCAAACCTTACTGCTGCTCTGAATGGCCGTCAGCCTGACTATCTTGTGGCTCACCACATGGAGCCTGACCACTCAGCACTCATCGCTTGGATGCTGGAGACGTATCCCAACCTTCAGTTGGTTTGCAGCGCTCAGGCCGTGAAAATGCTGGCCAACTTCTTTGAGGGAGTAGATTTTACAGGACGAGTGGTTACCGTGAAAGAGGGCGATACCCTCGCATTAGGTAAGCATACACTCCAGTTTATTGGTGCAGCTATGATTCACTGGCCAGAGGTTATAATGAGCTATGATACTACGGACAAGGTGCTGTTCTCGGCTGATGGCTTTGGTAAGTTTGGCGCATTAGTGCATGAGACTGATGACTGGGCTTGCGAGGCTCGTCGTTATTACTTTAACATCTGTGGAAAATATGGCGTGCAGGTGCAGGGCGTTGTGAAAAAGATGGCAGCTCTGGATGTGCAGGCTATCTGTCCGCTGCATGGTCCTGTGTTGAAGGGAGAGGCTCTTGCTAACGCCGTGAAACTCTACGACACATGGAGCAAATACGAGCCCGAGAGCGAGGGTATCTTGATAGCCTACGCCAGCATTCATGGTGGTACGGCTAAGGCTGCTGAGCGCCTGGGCGAGATACTCCGCGAGAAGGGCGCTAAGAAGGTCGTTGTCAGCGACTTAAGTCGCGAGGATATGGCCGAGGTCATCGAGGATGCCTTCCGCTATCCCACAGTCGTTGTAGCAGCCTCGAGCTATGATGCTGGTGTGTTCCCAGTGATGCACGACTTCCTGTATCATCTGCAAATAAAGAACTACCAGAAGCGCAAGTTCGGTATCATTGAAAATGGCAGCTGGGCTCCAGTAGCTGGTAAGGTGATGAGAGGCATGATAGAGGCCATGAAGGACTGTGAAATAGTGGAGCCTATGGTCACCATCCGCTCTCGTATGAAGAAGGAAGATGAGGCAAGTCTTGAAAAGCTGGCAGAGAGCCTTCTTTCATAA
- a CDS encoding HEPN domain-containing protein produces MSLNDEERKTLVKLQMEKANRFLDQAEMVRGLQQWDLAANRYYYACFHAVQGLFIHHGLASKRHTGMLSQFGLHFIKTGIIEDRLGGFLTRMEQLREKGDYNCFFSINEEELSTIVEPAYELVKVIAELIQQ; encoded by the coding sequence ATGAGTTTGAATGATGAAGAGAGAAAAACTTTGGTAAAGCTCCAGATGGAAAAAGCCAACCGCTTTTTAGATCAGGCGGAAATGGTGAGAGGTTTGCAACAGTGGGATTTGGCTGCGAACCGCTACTATTATGCGTGTTTCCATGCTGTTCAGGGCTTGTTTATTCATCATGGACTGGCTAGTAAGAGGCATACCGGTATGTTGAGCCAGTTCGGACTACACTTCATCAAAACAGGTATTATAGAAGATAGACTGGGTGGGTTTCTAACCCGAATGGAGCAACTGAGAGAAAAGGGAGATTACAACTGTTTCTTTTCAATCAACGAAGAAGAACTGAGCACAATCGTGGAACCTGCCTATGAGTTAGTTAAGGTAATAGCTGAGCTAATTCAGCAATAA
- a CDS encoding leucine-rich repeat domain-containing protein yields MSIGNEAFDNCSDLTSITIGSSVTSIGNQAFDGCSKLTSIKIPNSVTTIGDAAFNECFGLYSIKVEAGNAIYDSRDNCNAIIETASNTLLYGCKNTRILSSVTSIGDRAFYFCRGLTTVIIPNSVKSIGESAFNCCFGLKTITIGNSVTSIGDDAFFYCYNLTSVIIPNSVKSIGKNAFAKCSRLNAVTIGNSVTSIGSFAFDDCTDLMSVTIGNSVTTIGSYAFSNCPHLTSITIPNSVKSIGYHAFDGCTFLKSVLISSGVTSLGYNSFDGVDIPIIISLIENPFGIYGKGSSKRVFTFGTFDYATLYVPNGTIDKYKATEGWMDFVHIEEGNPTGINDVENAQNSNTTIYDMNGVHLPETRKGINIVNGKKVIVK; encoded by the coding sequence ATGAGTATAGGTAATGAAGCATTCGATAATTGTTCTGATCTTACCTCTATCACTATTGGTAGTAGTGTGACGAGCATTGGCAATCAGGCTTTCGACGGCTGCTCTAAGCTTACCTCCATCAAGATCCCCAACAGTGTGACGACCATCGGCGATGCAGCTTTCAATGAATGCTTTGGACTTTATTCTATAAAGGTTGAAGCTGGTAATGCTATATACGATTCTCGCGATAACTGCAATGCTATTATAGAAACGGCAAGTAACACATTACTATACGGTTGTAAAAATACGCGTATACTCAGTAGTGTAACAAGTATTGGTGATCGAGCTTTCTATTTTTGTAGAGGTCTCACCACGGTCATCATCCCCAATAGTGTGAAGAGTATTGGAGAAAGTGCATTTAATTGCTGCTTTGGCCTCAAAACAATCACCATAGGCAACAGCGTGACAAGTATAGGAGATGATGCTTTCTTTTATTGCTATAACCTTACTTCTGTCATCATCCCCAATAGTGTGAAAAGCATAGGCAAAAATGCTTTCGCTAAATGCTCTAGACTTAACGCCGTCACTATCGGGAATAGTGTGACGAGTATTGGTAGTTTTGCTTTCGATGATTGTACTGACCTTATGTCTGTCACTATCGGCAATAGTGTGACGACTATTGGCAGTTATGCTTTTAGTAATTGTCCTCACCTGACCTCCATTACCATCCCCAACAGCGTGAAGAGTATTGGCTATCATGCTTTCGATGGTTGTACTTTCCTTAAGTCCGTTTTAATTAGCAGCGGCGTAACAAGTCTTGGATATAATTCTTTCGATGGAGTAGATATCCCCATCATTATTTCGCTTATAGAGAATCCATTTGGAATATATGGTAAAGGATCAAGTAAAAGAGTCTTTACATTTGGCACATTCGATTATGCTACGCTGTATGTACCCAATGGTACTATTGATAAATATAAGGCAACAGAGGGTTGGATGGACTTTGTTCATATTGAGGAAGGTAATCCCACTGGAATCAATGATGTTGAGAATGCCCAAAACAGTAACACCACTATTTACGACATGAATGGTGTTCACCTGCCAGAGACCAGAAAAGGTATTAATATCGTAAATGGCAAGAAGGTGATAGTTAAATAG
- a CDS encoding TIGR03905 family TSCPD domain-containing protein translates to MKTKHVQYQTHGTCSQLIDVTADEHDVIQQVFFLGGCNGNLQGISQLVRGQKIDDVIPRLNGIRCGSKGTSCPDQLCRALEQLKQAPAKDE, encoded by the coding sequence ATGAAAACAAAGCATGTACAGTATCAGACTCACGGTACCTGTTCACAGTTGATAGACGTAACAGCCGATGAGCACGACGTTATCCAGCAGGTATTCTTTCTTGGCGGATGCAATGGCAATCTGCAAGGTATCAGTCAGTTGGTAAGAGGTCAGAAGATTGACGATGTCATTCCTCGCTTGAACGGCATCCGCTGTGGCAGTAAGGGCACCTCATGCCCTGACCAGTTGTGTCGCGCCCTCGAACAGTTGAAGCAGGCTCCTGCAAAAGACGAATGA
- a CDS encoding TfoX/Sxy family protein → MASNTDFVQYIADQCSGAGEIIVKKMFGDYGIYCDGKIFGLICDDCFYLKPTEAVRPLLRVIDMRPPYDGAKDYFYIADVDDCDYLSHIVRETCKVLPEPKPKKKK, encoded by the coding sequence ATGGCAAGCAATACCGATTTTGTACAATACATCGCCGACCAGTGTAGTGGCGCAGGCGAGATTATTGTGAAAAAGATGTTTGGCGACTACGGCATCTATTGTGACGGAAAGATCTTCGGACTCATCTGTGACGACTGTTTCTATCTAAAGCCCACAGAGGCCGTCCGTCCCTTACTCCGTGTCATAGATATGCGTCCGCCCTACGATGGTGCCAAAGACTACTTTTATATTGCCGATGTCGATGACTGCGACTACCTCTCTCACATAGTCCGTGAAACCTGTAAGGTCCTGCCTGAGCCGAAGCCGAAAAAGAAAAAGTAA